In Clostridium butyricum, the genomic stretch ATCTGTTGAAACCGAACTTATCTGTAATCCAGTATCACCATTTTTATATGTCTTTATATTTTCCAAAATATTATAGTTTCCTGCTACTCTGAGACCAGCATTAGCATCTGCTGTATTTGTTACATCTATACCTTTTATATTCCAGTAATTTCCGTTTAAGAAAAATCCTTTTGATACTTTTCCAAAATCAAATATTGCTCTTCCATCATAAGATTCAAATGATTTCATATTATCTTTTGTTCCATTATTAGTACTTTCTATAGTTACTGGCGATATAAGATTATATGTGCCACCTTTAACCTTAATAGTTTGACCATTATTTACATATTTTACAGCACTATAAATATCTATAGGATTATCTATTGTACCATCACCACTTTCAGTTCCATTTGGTGATACATAAATATCTCCCTTTTCAACACCATATGATTTAACGTTAACAATAAATGTTTTATTTATTACAGTTGTATCAGTATTATTATCAGTCACATATGGAGTATACTCTATCTCAAATTTATTATCTCCACTTTTAAGAACTGTAGGTACTGACAATATTGATTCTGAATCCGCCTTACCACTATACACATTACTATCATTTAATTTAATATTTAAATTACCTTTAACTGTAGGCTGTACCTTAAAATCATAACTCGTACTTCCTGTTGCATCTCCTGATTTTATATTTAATGCTGGAACTATTACTTCAGCTGGTTTAGATTCACCAGCTGGATCTGTAGCCACATTAGATTTAGTTAAATTAATATTTGAAACTTGTATTGATGCAATACGTGCTGTGAAGAATCCAACATATATTTTTCCACTATCTGCAACTTCCAATAACTTAGGTTCATAATAAGTTACTTCTTCACCATCATCAACAGAACATATATATCCTGTATTGGTCTTTTTAAGAGTTAATTTATATGTGGCACTACCATCATTAGCTGGACGATCTGCAAATTTATGTTCTCCATTCATTGTTATTTTTCCATCTAAATCTTTTGTTACACCACTTCTGTATACAGACTCAATATTAGCTTTATATCCACCAACCAAAACCATATTGGATGGCGCGGTTGAAACATCATTAGCTACACCTAATTGATCCCTTGCCATAATTCCAAATCCACATTGCTTATCTGGCTTAGTTTTTTCAAAATAATTTACTTTAACATTTGCTGAAAGCTCAAAGTTTTCTGATGGATCTATTTCTGTATAATAGTATGATATACCATCATTTGATCCAGTTACCTTACCACCTGCATTTGTACCATCAGAGTTTCCAGATCTTAAATTAATAACTTTTTTTCCATTTTCATCAGTTGCAATATTTATTTCATTATTTTCTTTTGAAGTAGTTACTCCAAAGACTGTAGAATTCCAATTAACCTTTTCAGAAACATTATCTGAAGTTTCAGTGCTACTATTTCCAGTGTTGTCATCATCTGAAGTATCTGCATAATCATCTTTTATAAAATCACTATAATCTTCATTTTCATCATAATCTCGTTCATCCTCTGGATATGATGCTAACATCTTTACATCATCACTTGGGTCCCAGTTATTTAATATATTTTCCTTATTATATTTATCAATATTTTCAAGCTGTCTTCTATTTGAATTTTCTCCATTTGCAGAACCTTCACCATAATTATTATATTCATACATATCATTATCCAACGGATTAGTGATGACTCCTGCATTTGACATTGTAGACCATCCATCAGCTGCTATATGAGCTCCTAAATCGCAATTTTCATATACAACATTAGATATCACAGTATGTCCAAGATTTGTTTCACTTGATGGATGCCAAGGTCTTCCAAGATATACTGATCCTTTTTCATTTATATTGCTTGTTAATTTAGAATTTTGAATTAAAAATCCGTATACATTATCTTTTAATGTACTTGGTGCTGCAACATATCCCTTTGGTGATATTCCTTCTCTATTTACAGATTTTATTTCACAATTATCAAAAACGGCTTGAGCACCTCCAAAAATAAAATCTACATCTCCACAAATGAAACAATTATGATAATACTGTCTTTTCTTATTTGCATATAGGGTATCTTGATTCCCTATGAATCTACAATTTTCAAATACGCTTTTATCAGCTTCATTTTTCATTGCAACAGCCTGCTTATTAGCAATAGCAGCATTTACATCTTCATCAAAAGAATTTGCAATTGTAAGATTTGCTGCTTTAAAGTTTTCTGCTGACTCTTTTATTGTTACACTTGAAGAATTACTCGTTCCATAAGTAACTACTCCATCACCACCATCTTCACTTCTTTTTATAGTACCTGAGGCATCATCATAAGTTATAACTGTATGAGCTGCACTTTCACCAACAAGAGTAATATTAGGTACTGCTATAGTCAATTTTTCTTTATATATTCCATTTTTTATAAAGATTATTTTTTCATCTGAATTATCTTTATTTATAGATTGTATAGCTGATGAAATTGTATTATATGTAGGTATACCACCTACATTCTCACCTTCATTTCCAGAATATTGCTTGTCAACAATAATATCTGGGGAAATAGATAACCCTATATCACTGGTGATTGCTGCTCCAGTTGTAGTTTCATTTGTAACTTCTAAACCGTTATTGTCTTCTAAGTCTGACAAATTTTCATAACTTTCGTTTGATACTACAGATTTGTCTTGAGTAGTGTTTACTGAATCATCTTTAACTTCTGCACTTGCAAAAGTTGAAAACATAGATACAGCTGTTGTTGTACTAATTAACATTGATAAAACTTTTCTTTTCATTTTATACATCCTCCTATAGTTAACGTTAACAATTATGTTTTAATAATATTATAAAAAGAACTTAATTATAATTCTAATTAATTACTTTATCTATTTCCGCCTTAAGTTTAACGTTAACAATTTAAAATATAATTTTTCCCAAGCACTTTTATAATCGTTTTCATTTTTATAATACTATATATAATTTCACTTTTCAATATTTTACCATATAAATTTTTTGATATTTTTTCAGAAACCTTTTATTTAAGTTATCACAATAATTTTAAGTTTTTTCCTATAAAATATAATATAAAAGAAAACATAAATCACCTTCTGTATTTACGTTTTCTCATTACTTGACTTTTTTATTTTCTTCTACATTCTTTAAGTTATGAAATATATTTTATACTTATAGTCCTACTTATTTGCTTTTTCTTGATTTCAAAATATAAAATCCAATTGTACCAAATAAAATAATTAAAAATAAAGGCATAAACCCTACTGATAAATTTTGCCTTCCAGTATTCATTCCTATAAGTGCATGTAATTGAATATAGAAAAATATAACTGTTATTTCTGCATTAATTGCTTTCATAAATGTTTGAGCCATCAAAAACTGTTTTTCTCTATTTTCTTCATTTATTTCAACGCAATAATTATAAACCTCAGGATACTTCGATAATAATGCAATTCCAATATAGCATATAACATCTATAAATAATAAAATTAACATTGAACTTTTTGAACCGTAACTATCAACTTCTCCTTTAAAGTTATAATGCATTGCAACACTATCAGGTGAATTTTGCCATAAAAAAAATGTACAAACTATCATACCAATAATAGATAATGCACTAAGAACATCCATAATCATATTTACTTTCTTGTAGTCTATTTTAATAAGCCACTTATTCATATTTTCACTTCCCCATATATAGTTCTTAATAATTCTCTGTAAGTTACATATTATTATCATGCATACCTATCGTCAATATTACAATTTTCCATATATGATAATCGTTTACATTAAAAAGCTTTCAATTCCTTTAAAAACTCAAAAATATGCTTTCTAAATTTTTACTACAAAATTTTAGTCTCTTCTAAAAAGAGGTCCTTAAAAGTAAAACTTTGTTGATACAATCTCATACTTGTCATTCTGATACTAAATTAAAAGATTTTATATTTAGATAAGCAATCTATATATGGTTATACTAAACATTTGAATATTTGAAATTATGTGGCATATAATTAAGCAAATGAGCATTAGTCAGAAATGATGTAGCAAATTATAAAAATGTTCTTTAAAAATCAACAATACAAATTTTTACAAAATTTGTTATAATAAATCTATAATAATAAAATTAAGTAAATTGATTAATAGTGATTATATGAAATGTAGGCAAGTTATTGGAGGATATCAATGATTAATATTAATTTAAATGAATTCTTTAAAAAACAAAAAAAATTTAGCGGAAATGTATTATTATCAAAAAATAATGAAATTATATTTAATAAATCATATGGATATTCAAATAAGGAAAAAGGAATAAAAAATACACCTGAAACAAAATTCATGATTGGTTCTATGACCAAGTCAATAACTGCATTATGTATTATGCAGTTATCAGAAAAAGGTATGCTTTCAACACAACAGAATGTTGAAGATTATATTCCAGACTTATACAAGGGTCAAGGAATTACAATTCATCATCTTCTAACTCATACCTCTGGGATACCTAACTACATAATGCTAAAAAAACAAATAAAATGGGGAGAACGTCATACACCCCAAGAAATACTACAAATTGTAAAAGGTTATAAATTAAAATTCCCTGTTGGTGAAAAATGGTCGTACAGTAATACTAATTATCTTATTCTTGGCTTGATAATTGAAATGGTTTCTGGAATGAATTATCACCAATATGTTAAAAATCATATATTTATTCCTGCTAAAATGAATAACTCAGGTTTTATTGATGAAGAACCAGAAAATGTAGCCAATAATTATATTAATGGTGAAAAAGGGTTCTATATTGACCCATCAATGTGGTTTGCTTGTGGTGATATTGTATCAACTGTTGGTGATTTTTATTTGCTTGATAGATCAATTCATGATGGAAAACTATTAAAAACCCAAATAGTAAAGGAAATGCAAAAACCTCACTATGACGGCAAATATGTAAAATATGGATATGGATTGCTTGTAAAAAAACATTTTGACTGTAAAAGTATATGCCATGGTGGGTCAATTCCAAATGGTTACACTTCTCATTTTGAGAAATATATTGATGACGATATTACCATTGTTGTATTAAGCAATGATTTAGTAAAATACCAATTACTATCATTAGAAGGAGCGGGTGGCACATATATAAGTAGAGAAATTGCCTCATTAATTTATGGTAAAAAGTTAGGTGCTTTAAAGAAGATATTCTAAAACAAATTCTTAATTATAGATAATTACTACACATCTTTCTTAGATAATTAAATAATGGAACTCTTTAAAATGAGCTCCATTATTATAGTATATATTTTCAACACAGTTCATTAACGTAACCTAAGTTTTAAATAAAACTTTGAAATTAAATACTTATCCCTGCAACATAACCCATTTCAATTGCTTCTAAAGCTCTTCCTACCTTTGTTGCATCACCAATAACATGATACTTATATTTGTCTTTTATTAATGGTTCTAAAATATTTTCTGATTTTGAACCAATAGCAATAACAACTTGTTCTGCTCCTATCTCTTCTATTTTACCTTCACATTCAATAACTACAGAATTTGCTTTAATTTCAATAACCTTAGTATTTACCATAAGCTTAACTCGTGACTCATTCAAATGCTTCATTAAAAATTTCTTTGGAGCCATCTCCATACCACCCGCAATTTCTGATGTCATTTCTACTACAGTTACACCCCTAACATGCTCTCCATACTGTTCTACAACTTCTGCGCCAACAAGACCTCCACCTATTACTACTGCATTATTTTTCATTAATTCTTTACCAGATAATATATCATTGGCTTGAACAACATGTGGTAAATTTATACCTGGTATTTTAGGCATAATTGGATTAGCTCCAGTTGCTAAAATTATATGGTTTGGATTAACTTTTCTTATTAATTCTTCTGTCACTTCTATACCAGTATATACTTTAACTTTGTTAACATTTAATTGATGTTTTTGCCATACAGTAAATGTATTTAATGGTTCTTTTCCTGGTGGAACAGCTGCTAATAACCATTGTCCTCCTAGTTTTTCTGTTTTTTCATATAAACTTACATCATGTCCTCTCTTACTTGCAATAATAGCTGCTTGCATTCCTGCAACACCCCCACCAACAACCATAACCTTTTTCTTAATCTCAGCTTCTTTCACTGTATATTCTTCTTCTTTTCCAACACTTGGATTAACTAGGCATGTAACTGGCTTTTGTTTAGCTATCATTCCTTGACATCCTTGCCAACATCCTACACAAAATACTATATCGTTAATTTTTCCTTCCTTAGTTTTCTTTGGAAGATATGGATCTGCTATTGATGCTCTTCCCATTGAAACAAAATCTGCTTTTCCTTCCTTTAATATATTTTCAGCAATAAATGGTGTATTTATTTTATTTACAGCAATAACAGGAATACTATCTACTACCGTTTTTATTTCAGCTGCATATTTTACAAATGGTGTAGTTGGTGCTGTTGTAGGTGCAGATGCCCAGTATCCACTTTTATAAACTGATGCTGATACATGTACTGCTGCTATCCCTTCCTTTTCTAATATAGGCACTATCATCTTTGTATCATTTATATTAAGTCCACCTTCTACCATTTCATCTGCAGTAATTCTATAAATAATAGGGAAATCGTGTCCGTTTAACTCCTTTATCCTTTTAATAATATCTAGTGGGAATTTCAATCTATTCATAAATGTTCCACCAAATTCATCAGTTCTTTTATTTGAATATGGAGATACAAACTGGTTAACTAAATATCCATGGGCTCCATGCAACTCTACTGCATCATATCCAGCTTCTTTAGCTCTTCTTGCTGCTTGTGCGAATTTTTCTACCAACTCCCTAACTTCTTCAGTAGTTAATTCATGAGGTAGTTCTAAATTTGTTGGATCTTGGATTGCACTTGGTGCTACTATTTGCACACCTCCATTAACACTGCTAGATCCCTCTCTTCCTGCATGATATAATTGAACAGCTATTTTAGCTCCATGAGCCTTAACTCTATTTGTTAATTCTATATGCTTTTTTGATAATTCATCAGACCACAGGCCTGGTAAGCACATAAAACCTGCACCTCTTCTTTCTACTGCTGTATCTTCAATTATAATAAGACCAAAATCACCTTTAGCTTTTTCTTCATAATATCTAATAAATCTTTCATTTATAGAACCATCTTCGTTAGCATATTCTGTTAACATTGGAGGTACAATCATTCTATTTTTAATTTCTAAATTTCCTATCTTTCCACTTTCAAATATCTTGTTAAACATATTTTATACTCCTTTAATTCAACTTATCCGCGGTATAAATATAATATACTTTTAAAACATCTTAGCTACAAGTACGCACTTTTTCGTAACTTAAGGTATTGACTAATTAGCTTTTATTTAATATCATCATAAATAATTACTCTGTAACTTAAGGAGATGTTCGTTTGATTAAATATAATAATAAAAAATATGTCTGCTTACTTGATCTAGCAATGGACTCTATCCGTGGTAAATGGAAAGCTGTTATCTTATGCCATTTATATAATGAACCAAAAAGGTTCTTAGAACTACAGCGAATTACAAATGGAGTAAGCCATAAAGTCCTTACAGAAAAGTTGAAAGAACTTGAAGAAGATAAATTAATAGAAAAAATTGTGTACGACGAAAATCCCCCAAGAGTTGAATATAAATTAACTTCCATGGGAAATGAGCTTACATTATCTATTAAAGAAATTGAAAAATGGTCAAAGAAACATTTAGAACATCTAGTTGAAAAAATTTAAAATTATTAGTTTTATAAGAGAAATCAAATTCACATTAAAAATGCACACACCCTAGCTAAAATTACACTAAGGTGTGTGCAAAAATATTTTATCTTCATTCATAAAAAATGCCTTCTGTTAAAAACTTTATTATAATTTTAACAAGAAGCTTTATCTATTTTGTAGGCGTAGATTCTTTGACTCTTACTTTTATTTATATATTAGGAATTATACACAAGCCAAAAAATACCGTTGCCATTGAATACTTCACTGCATTATTAATATTATGAATCATTATACTACCTTGCCTTTAGAGCAATTTAGTATTACATTAATATCTGATTAATTATGCATCTAAATTAATATTTTTTATGCAGTAAAAAATCATTACACTTATCTATTAAAGTTGTATTGGTTTATAATTCAATGCTTTATCAATTATTTCTTCTGGAGTAAGTTCATCTTCACTCCAATATATTAAATCACTTATATCTGGATAAGGTACATTTCTTTTCACAACTTCTATCATTTCATCAATTTCTTCTTCTGAACCTTCACACTCTATTATTTTATTAACTAAATCTATTAGTTCTTCTCTTGTTAGTCTTTTTGACATATATTATCCCTCCTTATTTATTAAAATGAAACCCTTTATCTAATATTTCTTGATGCATTCTTGGTGACGAAATTATTAGGTTATCTAAATCATATACTCCCCCACCATTATATATTGGATTCTTATGATGAAGTACATAACTTGAAATACTTTTATATTGTTGTGATGCTGGCGCTTTAGGTGCTAGTCCTTGACCCATTCGCTTGATATTAGATTTGCTAAATTCGCTTGCATAACTTGAAGTTGAATATTCTTTCCAAAAAGCATTTCTAAAATCATCAAAGCTATTAAATTCTCTTCCTCTTAAATTATCTGCAACTTCTTTAGGTACTAATCCTATATTACCCTTTGAACCTCGCATAGATTTAACTGGATTAGATAAATTTTCTCCTCCAATAGCAACTCCAGATGTATTTCTAGGATTACTTACCCCTTCACAATCCTTAACCATATCATCAATACTACCACTTACACCAGCCTTAGCACTACCAGCAACTTTAGTACCATTCTTTATATTCTTTAATGCATCAAATTCTCCTTTTACATCTGATACATACTTTCCTGCATTTCCTCCATTACTTCCAAGTGTTATTCCTTTTGAATTCTTACTAACATTGTTTATTGCCTGCTTTAATATCTTTGAATTTTGTGCAGCCTCGCTTATGTTTGCATTTATATAAGATTTATTCATTCTTAAGTAATTAGCACCTGAACTTACAAGCTGCTTTACTCCATAAACACCCATTGCCAGTGATGCTAAGTCTAATGTTGTTTCTGATGCATTACTAGAATCCTCAAAGGCAGTTTTACATGGTGCTTTTTCTCTCAGCTCATTATAAGAAGCCTCATCTCTTGCATCCTCTTCCTGTGCACTTTGTCTATATGATTTTCCACCTTCACCATTTGGTCTATCATAATCTAATAAATGTTCCCCTATCCAGTTCATAGACTGTTTAAACCCAGTACTGAACTTACTTATTCCACCAAGAATTCCATATCCATAACTTTTTAGCTGATCTATAAATGATGTTATTATACTTATATTCTAATTATTTCAGATATGTTGTTAAAGCCCAAATAAGGATTTTGAAAGAATCAAAATCCTTATTTACTTAAACTAAATATTTAATATTTTCACTTCATATAAATTATTCATATTTACTTTTTTAGGTATATACATATAGTAATTCTGATCATTTTTCAAATCAAATCTTATTAATTTTACTGGTTCTTCCTTCCAAAAGCTCTTTAAGTTATCTATATAATCTTCTAAATCTTCTTTATAATCTAATTGTAAAATACATTCATAATTTATTAATTCATTTACAATTATAAAACCTAATAAATTCTTATCTGCATTTTCCTGTTCATATTCTGAGAATTCAAACCAAATATCCTGCAGTTCATATTTCTTCCAAAATTCCTTATCTTCAAGCATATTATAATCTTCTATTATAGAGTTTACCTTTTCCCTGAATTTATTTGGAATGATTTTTTCTAGTTCAT encodes the following:
- a CDS encoding pectinesterase family protein, encoding MKRKVLSMLISTTTAVSMFSTFASAEVKDDSVNTTQDKSVVSNESYENLSDLEDNNGLEVTNETTTGAAITSDIGLSISPDIIVDKQYSGNEGENVGGIPTYNTISSAIQSINKDNSDEKIIFIKNGIYKEKLTIAVPNITLVGESAAHTVITYDDASGTIKRSEDGGDGVVTYGTSNSSSVTIKESAENFKAANLTIANSFDEDVNAAIANKQAVAMKNEADKSVFENCRFIGNQDTLYANKKRQYYHNCFICGDVDFIFGGAQAVFDNCEIKSVNREGISPKGYVAAPSTLKDNVYGFLIQNSKLTSNINEKGSVYLGRPWHPSSETNLGHTVISNVVYENCDLGAHIAADGWSTMSNAGVITNPLDNDMYEYNNYGEGSANGENSNRRQLENIDKYNKENILNNWDPSDDVKMLASYPEDERDYDENEDYSDFIKDDYADTSDDDNTGNSSTETSDNVSEKVNWNSTVFGVTTSKENNEINIATDENGKKVINLRSGNSDGTNAGGKVTGSNDGISYYYTEIDPSENFELSANVKVNYFEKTKPDKQCGFGIMARDQLGVANDVSTAPSNMVLVGGYKANIESVYRSGVTKDLDGKITMNGEHKFADRPANDGSATYKLTLKKTNTGYICSVDDGEEVTYYEPKLLEVADSGKIYVGFFTARIASIQVSNINLTKSNVATDPAGESKPAEVIVPALNIKSGDATGSTSYDFKVQPTVKGNLNIKLNDSNVYSGKADSESILSVPTVLKSGDNKFEIEYTPYVTDNNTDTTVINKTFIVNVKSYGVEKGDIYVSPNGTESGDGTIDNPIDIYSAVKYVNNGQTIKVKGGTYNLISPVTIESTNNGTKDNMKSFESYDGRAIFDFGKVSKGFFLNGNYWNIKGIDVTNTADANAGLRVAGNYNILENIKTYKNGDTGLQISSVSTDDPKELWPKYNEIINCDSYDNIDAAMNNADGFAAKLTTGEGNVFKGCVSHNNCDDGWDLFSKLEIGKIGAVTIENCIAYGNGTLSNGTVTKGDGNGFKLGGEGLPVKHTLLNSLSFNNDAAGVTGNSNPACVVKNTISSDNYKNYSLDYYTTAILDYEFENDKSFRTVSSDVEDYIPDYVKGETNYFYNGQDSENAEGKKLDKSMFKGTEMPVSIERDENNNIIWPEYMALVNVSDSGSGSNDNNSGNNGDSNNSSSGSNSGSSNTGNNSGSQSTTTHHSHSTSSSSSSENISEAIDIDSSTSAGQTEKNQELQNNKAKNGWNQNEDKTWFFINSNGEKAQGWLKDGELWYHLNPDGSMQTGWLKDNDGTWYYLSNNGSMKTGWLKDSNSKWYYLNEDGSMKTGWLKDDDGNWYYLNQSGEMIVDTVVDGYVLSSNGQCIY
- a CDS encoding DUF1648 domain-containing protein, producing MNKWLIKIDYKKVNMIMDVLSALSIIGMIVCTFFLWQNSPDSVAMHYNFKGEVDSYGSKSSMLILLFIDVICYIGIALLSKYPEVYNYCVEINEENREKQFLMAQTFMKAINAEITVIFFYIQLHALIGMNTGRQNLSVGFMPLFLIILFGTIGFYILKSRKSK
- a CDS encoding winged helix-turn-helix transcriptional regulator: MIKYNNKKYVCLLDLAMDSIRGKWKAVILCHLYNEPKRFLELQRITNGVSHKVLTEKLKELEEDKLIEKIVYDENPPRVEYKLTSMGNELTLSIKEIEKWSKKHLEHLVEKI
- a CDS encoding serine hydrolase domain-containing protein — translated: MININLNEFFKKQKKFSGNVLLSKNNEIIFNKSYGYSNKEKGIKNTPETKFMIGSMTKSITALCIMQLSEKGMLSTQQNVEDYIPDLYKGQGITIHHLLTHTSGIPNYIMLKKQIKWGERHTPQEILQIVKGYKLKFPVGEKWSYSNTNYLILGLIIEMVSGMNYHQYVKNHIFIPAKMNNSGFIDEEPENVANNYINGEKGFYIDPSMWFACGDIVSTVGDFYLLDRSIHDGKLLKTQIVKEMQKPHYDGKYVKYGYGLLVKKHFDCKSICHGGSIPNGYTSHFEKYIDDDITIVVLSNDLVKYQLLSLEGAGGTYISREIASLIYGKKLGALKKIF
- a CDS encoding bacteriocin immunity protein, whose translation is MSKRLTREELIDLVNKIIECEGSEEEIDEMIEVVKRNVPYPDISDLIYWSEDELTPEEIIDKALNYKPIQL
- a CDS encoding FAD-dependent oxidoreductase, with the translated sequence MFNKIFESGKIGNLEIKNRMIVPPMLTEYANEDGSINERFIRYYEEKAKGDFGLIIIEDTAVERRGAGFMCLPGLWSDELSKKHIELTNRVKAHGAKIAVQLYHAGREGSSSVNGGVQIVAPSAIQDPTNLELPHELTTEEVRELVEKFAQAARRAKEAGYDAVELHGAHGYLVNQFVSPYSNKRTDEFGGTFMNRLKFPLDIIKRIKELNGHDFPIIYRITADEMVEGGLNINDTKMIVPILEKEGIAAVHVSASVYKSGYWASAPTTAPTTPFVKYAAEIKTVVDSIPVIAVNKINTPFIAENILKEGKADFVSMGRASIADPYLPKKTKEGKINDIVFCVGCWQGCQGMIAKQKPVTCLVNPSVGKEEEYTVKEAEIKKKVMVVGGGVAGMQAAIIASKRGHDVSLYEKTEKLGGQWLLAAVPPGKEPLNTFTVWQKHQLNVNKVKVYTGIEVTEELIRKVNPNHIILATGANPIMPKIPGINLPHVVQANDILSGKELMKNNAVVIGGGLVGAEVVEQYGEHVRGVTVVEMTSEIAGGMEMAPKKFLMKHLNESRVKLMVNTKVIEIKANSVVIECEGKIEEIGAEQVVIAIGSKSENILEPLIKDKYKYHVIGDATKVGRALEAIEMGYVAGISI